A DNA window from Enterobacter cloacae subsp. cloacae ATCC 13047 contains the following coding sequences:
- the lolB gene encoding lipoprotein insertase outer membrane protein LolB, with product MTRLIRLLPLAALVLTACSVTQPKGPGKSPDSPQWRQHQQDVRNLSQYQTRGAFAYLSDEQKVYARFFWQQTGQDNYRLLLLNPLGSTELELNAKPGEAQITDNKGQHYTATDAEEMIGKLTGMPIPLNSLRQWILGLPGDATDYTLDDQYRLSQVNYTQNGKTWKVVYSAYDSNSKPSLPSNMELTQGSQRIKLKMDNWIVK from the coding sequence ATGACCCGACTGATTCGCCTGCTGCCGCTGGCAGCACTGGTTCTGACCGCATGTTCTGTCACTCAACCAAAAGGCCCGGGCAAAAGCCCTGACTCACCACAGTGGCGTCAGCACCAGCAGGACGTACGTAATTTAAGTCAGTACCAGACCCGCGGCGCGTTTGCTTATCTCTCTGACGAACAAAAGGTTTATGCCCGCTTCTTCTGGCAGCAAACGGGGCAGGATAACTACCGCCTGCTGCTGCTGAACCCGTTGGGCAGTACCGAGCTGGAGCTTAACGCTAAGCCGGGTGAAGCGCAGATCACGGATAACAAAGGCCAGCACTACACCGCCACCGACGCGGAAGAGATGATTGGCAAACTGACCGGAATGCCTATCCCGCTGAACAGCCTGCGCCAGTGGATCCTGGGCCTGCCGGGTGACGCCACCGACTACACCCTGGACGATCAGTACCGTCTGAGCCAGGTGAACTACACGCAGAACGGTAAAACCTGGAAGGTGGTGTACAGCGCCTATGACAGCAACAGTAAACCGTCGCTGCCATCGAATATGGAGCTGACGCAGGGTAGCCAGCGCATCAAGCTGAAAATGGACAACTGGATCGTTAAATGA